The Pseudomonas allokribbensis genome has a window encoding:
- a CDS encoding LysR family transcriptional regulator translates to MHRTGMTELEVVLAVARRNSFRGAAQELGMSTTAVSSAVAGLEARLKVRLFNRSTRSVALTDIGQRYVERIAPALAQIKSAGEEASVGLDEPSGTLRINAPHGAAYLLLEPLLDQYARRYPEVRIDVVSEASMVDIVAGGFDAGIRLAESVPQDMIAVALSGDIRMLMVATPEYLERHGVPEHPRDLLTHQSIGMRMAHGGIYHWELERDGEKLQMDLPTRFVFNELLAIKQAVVLGLGIGFISEWFIQEELASGALVPVLMPWCPSFGGLRLYYSGHRFVPARLRALIDLVHELRPSPV, encoded by the coding sequence ATGCACAGAACAGGAATGACCGAGCTGGAAGTGGTGCTGGCCGTTGCCCGGCGCAACAGTTTTCGCGGCGCGGCCCAGGAACTGGGCATGTCCACCACGGCGGTGAGCAGCGCAGTGGCCGGCCTCGAAGCGCGCCTGAAGGTGCGCCTGTTCAATCGCTCCACACGCAGCGTTGCCCTCACCGACATCGGGCAGCGCTATGTCGAGCGCATCGCCCCGGCCCTGGCGCAGATCAAGAGTGCCGGCGAAGAAGCCAGCGTCGGTCTCGACGAACCCAGCGGCACACTGCGCATCAATGCACCGCACGGCGCGGCCTACCTGCTGCTGGAGCCGCTGCTCGATCAGTACGCTCGGCGCTATCCCGAGGTGCGCATCGACGTCGTCAGCGAGGCAAGCATGGTCGACATCGTCGCCGGGGGCTTCGACGCCGGGATTCGCCTGGCCGAGTCGGTACCGCAAGACATGATTGCGGTGGCGCTGTCAGGCGACATCCGGATGCTCATGGTGGCAACGCCCGAGTACCTCGAACGCCACGGCGTGCCCGAACACCCGCGGGATCTGCTCACCCACCAGAGCATCGGCATGCGCATGGCCCACGGAGGTATCTACCATTGGGAGCTGGAACGCGATGGCGAGAAATTGCAGATGGATCTGCCGACGCGCTTCGTGTTCAACGAGTTGCTGGCGATCAAACAGGCCGTGGTGCTGGGCCTGGGCATCGGTTTCATTTCCGAGTGGTTCATCCAGGAAGAACTGGCAAGCGGCGCATTGGTGCCGGTGCTGATGCCGTGGTGTCCGTCGTTTGGCGGGTTGAGGCTTTATTACTCGGGCCATCGCTTCGTGC